A region from the Ptychodera flava strain L36383 chromosome 12, AS_Pfla_20210202, whole genome shotgun sequence genome encodes:
- the LOC139145647 gene encoding flotillin-2-like isoform X2 codes for MGNIRLAGPNEALVISGGCCGATSKKTVIGGWAWAWCLVTDVQRLSLEVMTLNPTCESVETSEGVPLTVTGVAQVKVMTEPELLSTACEQFLGKSEQHIQSVILQTMEGHLRAILGTLTVEAIYQDRDQFASLVREVASPDVGRMGIEILSFTIKDVFDKVDYLDSLGKAQTAVVKRDADIGVAEANRDAGIKESEYQRQMMDEKFDADTKIADSQRMYELQKAGFEKEVNAKKAIAELAYELQAAKVRQKIRNEEIEIEVVERRKLIDIEKKEIARKEKELIATVKRPAEAESFKMETLADGKRTQTILGASAEAEKIKGIGGAEAFAIEATGKAEAERMRMKAAAYKQYGNAAMMSLVLEAMPKIAAEVSAPLAKTDEIVLLGGDNRTTEEVTKLVGQLPPAVQALTGVDLSQVLKKVPGAKA; via the exons ATGGGTAACATCCGACTAGCGGGTCCCAACGAAGCCCTTGTAATTTCTG GTGGTTGTTGTGGTGCCACTTCAAAGAAGACTGTCATAGGAGGCTGGGCATGGGCATGGTGTCTTGTCACAGATGTACAGCGGCTCAGCCTGGAGGTGATGACATTGAACCCAACATGCGAGAGTGTGGAGACCTCAGAGGGTGTACCGCTGACTGTCACGGGCGTCGCACAGGTCAAAGTCATGACGGAACCAGAATTGCTTTCCACAGCCTGTGAACAGTTCCTTGGCAAGTCAGAACAACACATACAGAGTGTCATCCTGCAGACTATGGAAGGTCATCTCAGAGCCATTCTTG GAACACTAACAGTAGAAGCCATCTACCAAGACAGAGACCAGTTTGCATCACTTGTACGTGAAGTAGCATCTCCTGATGTAGGTCGTATGGGAATTGAAATTCTCAGTTTTACCATCAAAGACGTCTTTGATAAGGTAGATTACCTAGATTCTCTCGGCAAAGCCCAGACTGCTGTTGTCAAGAGAGATGCTGATATTGGTGTCGCTGAGGCCAACAGAGATGCTGGAATCAAG GAATCAGAGTATCAGAGACAGATGATGGATGAGAAATTTGATGCAGACACCAAGATTGCGGACTCTCAGAGAATGTATGAACTACAGAAAGCTGGCTTTGAAAAGGAGGTCAATGCCAAG AAAGCCATTGCCGAATTGGCCTATGAGCTGCAAGCTGCCAAGGTCAGGCAGAAGATCCGTAAtgaagaaattgaaattgaagtTGTAGAACGACGAAAACTGATCGACATTGAAAAGAAGGAAATTGCCCGTAAGGAGAAGGAATTGATTGCCACTGTAAAGAGACCAGCCGAGGCTGAATCCTTCAAGATGGAGACACTGGCTGATGGTAAAAG AACACAGACCATTTTGGGTGCATCAGCAGAGGCTGAGAAGATCAAGGGCATTGGAGGTGCTGAAGCCTTTGCCATTGAGGCTACTGGCAAAGCAGAGGCTGAGAGAATGAGAATGAAGGCAGCAGCTTACAAACAGTATGGCAATGCTGCCATGATGAGTCTTGTACTGGAAGCAATGCCAAAG ATCGCAGCTGAGGTGTCTGCTCCATTGGCCAAGACAGATGAGATTGTTTTGCTTGGTGGTGATAACAGAACAACGGAGGAAGTGACCAAGTTAGTTGGACAGTTGCCACCTGCTGTACAGGCATTGACTGGTGTAGATCTCTCTCAG GTCTTGAAGAAAGTGCCTGGTGCCAAAGCTTGA
- the LOC139145647 gene encoding flotillin-2-like isoform X1: MGNCHTVGPNEALVVSGGCCGATSKKTVIGGWAWAWCLVTDVQRLSLEVMTLNPTCESVETSEGVPLTVTGVAQVKVMTEPELLSTACEQFLGKSEQHIQSVILQTMEGHLRAILGTLTVEAIYQDRDQFASLVREVASPDVGRMGIEILSFTIKDVFDKVDYLDSLGKAQTAVVKRDADIGVAEANRDAGIKESEYQRQMMDEKFDADTKIADSQRMYELQKAGFEKEVNAKKAIAELAYELQAAKVRQKIRNEEIEIEVVERRKLIDIEKKEIARKEKELIATVKRPAEAESFKMETLADGKRTQTILGASAEAEKIKGIGGAEAFAIEATGKAEAERMRMKAAAYKQYGNAAMMSLVLEAMPKIAAEVSAPLAKTDEIVLLGGDNRTTEEVTKLVGQLPPAVQALTGVDLSQVLKKVPGAKA; this comes from the exons GTGGTTGTTGTGGTGCCACTTCAAAGAAGACTGTCATAGGAGGCTGGGCATGGGCATGGTGTCTTGTCACAGATGTACAGCGGCTCAGCCTGGAGGTGATGACATTGAACCCAACATGCGAGAGTGTGGAGACCTCAGAGGGTGTACCGCTGACTGTCACGGGCGTCGCACAGGTCAAAGTCATGACGGAACCAGAATTGCTTTCCACAGCCTGTGAACAGTTCCTTGGCAAGTCAGAACAACACATACAGAGTGTCATCCTGCAGACTATGGAAGGTCATCTCAGAGCCATTCTTG GAACACTAACAGTAGAAGCCATCTACCAAGACAGAGACCAGTTTGCATCACTTGTACGTGAAGTAGCATCTCCTGATGTAGGTCGTATGGGAATTGAAATTCTCAGTTTTACCATCAAAGACGTCTTTGATAAGGTAGATTACCTAGATTCTCTCGGCAAAGCCCAGACTGCTGTTGTCAAGAGAGATGCTGATATTGGTGTCGCTGAGGCCAACAGAGATGCTGGAATCAAG GAATCAGAGTATCAGAGACAGATGATGGATGAGAAATTTGATGCAGACACCAAGATTGCGGACTCTCAGAGAATGTATGAACTACAGAAAGCTGGCTTTGAAAAGGAGGTCAATGCCAAG AAAGCCATTGCCGAATTGGCCTATGAGCTGCAAGCTGCCAAGGTCAGGCAGAAGATCCGTAAtgaagaaattgaaattgaagtTGTAGAACGACGAAAACTGATCGACATTGAAAAGAAGGAAATTGCCCGTAAGGAGAAGGAATTGATTGCCACTGTAAAGAGACCAGCCGAGGCTGAATCCTTCAAGATGGAGACACTGGCTGATGGTAAAAG AACACAGACCATTTTGGGTGCATCAGCAGAGGCTGAGAAGATCAAGGGCATTGGAGGTGCTGAAGCCTTTGCCATTGAGGCTACTGGCAAAGCAGAGGCTGAGAGAATGAGAATGAAGGCAGCAGCTTACAAACAGTATGGCAATGCTGCCATGATGAGTCTTGTACTGGAAGCAATGCCAAAG ATCGCAGCTGAGGTGTCTGCTCCATTGGCCAAGACAGATGAGATTGTTTTGCTTGGTGGTGATAACAGAACAACGGAGGAAGTGACCAAGTTAGTTGGACAGTTGCCACCTGCTGTACAGGCATTGACTGGTGTAGATCTCTCTCAG GTCTTGAAGAAAGTGCCTGGTGCCAAAGCTTGA